A region of Cucumis melo cultivar AY chromosome 2, USDA_Cmelo_AY_1.0, whole genome shotgun sequence DNA encodes the following proteins:
- the LOC103494243 gene encoding glycosyltransferase BC10-like — protein MKTTQAWCPSEMQILPGPRHRTHMKKPLWIIVLVSFIIVFLICAYMYPPQTSGACYIFSSGGCKVITDWLPPAPARELTDEEVSSHVVIREILNSPIIPSKTPKIAFMFLTPGSLPFEKLWDKFFNGHEDKFTVYVHASKEKPTHVSRHFLNRDIHSGQVVWGKITMVDAERRLLANALQEPDNHHFVLLSDSCVPLYSFDYIYKYLMHSNTSFVDCFKDPGPHGNGRYSEHMLPEVEEKHFRKGAQWFTMKRQHALIVLADNLYYSKFRDYCRPGLEGHNCIADEHYLPTFFNMIDPTGIANWSVTHVDWSERKWHPKSYRAEDITYELLQNITSIDVSVHVTSDQKKEVQRWPCLWNGLQRPCYLFARKFYPQALDKLLYLFSNYTTI, from the exons ATGAAGACAACTCAGGCATGGTGTCCTAGTGAGATGCAGATTTTGCCAGGGCCTCGCCATCGTACTCATATGAAAAAGCCGTTATGGATTATCGTTTTGGTTTCCTTCATCATTGTCTTCCTTATCTGTGCATACATGTATCCACCCCAAACTAGTGGTGCCTGTTACATTTTTTCTTCTGGAGGTTGTAAGGTCATTACGGACTGGCTTCCACCTGCTCCTGCTAGAGAACTTACTGATGAAGAGGTTTCTTCTCATGTTGTTATTCGAGAAATTTTGAACTCACCGATTATACCTTCAAAAACTCCAAAGATAGCATTTATGTTTTTGACTCCTGGGTCTTTGCCGTTTGAGAAGCTGTGGGACAAATTTTTCAAc GGTCATGAAGACAAATTCACTGTTTATGTCCATGCTTCTAAGGAGAAACCAACTCATGTCAGCAGACACTTCTTGAATCGGGATATTCATAGTGGTCAG GTAGTGTGGGGTAAAATTACCATGGTTGATGCGGAGAGAAGATTGTTGGCAAATGCTCTACAAGAACCAGATAATCACCATTTTGTTTTACTTTCTGATAG TTGTGTGCCTTTGTATAGTTTTGACTATATCTACAAGTATCTGATGCATTCAAATACGAGTTTTGTTGACTG CTTTAAGGATCCTGGTCCACATGGAAATGGCAGGTATTCAGAGCACATGTTACCGGAAGTGGAGGAGAAACACTTTAGAAAAGGTGCACAG TGGTTCACAATGAAACGGCAGCATGCTTTAATAGTTTTGGCCGACAATCTTTATTACTCCAAATTTCGCGATTACTGCCGG CCAGGTTTAGAAGGGCACAATTGCATAGCTGACGAGCATTACTTGCCAACGTTTTTCAAT ATGATTGATCCGACTGGAATCGCAAATTGGTCAGTAACACATGTTGATTGGTCTGAAAGAAAGTGGCATCCAAAATCGTATAGAGCCGAGGATATTACCTATGAGCTTTTGCAGAATATTACG TCGATTGATGTGAGTGTGCATGTTACAAGTGACCAGAAG AAAGAAGTACAAAGGTGGCCTTGTTTGTGGAATGGTTTACAACGGCCATGTTACCTATTTGCAAGAAAATTTTATCCCCAAGCTTTGGATAAGTTGCTGTATCTTTTCTCCAACTATACAACAATTTGA
- the LOC103494349 gene encoding probable aspartic protease At2g35615, whose amino-acid sequence MSSIILSTSITTKPSRLATKLIHRNSYLHPLYDPNETVEDRSKREQASSIERFAFLESKIKELKSVGNEARSSLIPFNRGSGFLVNLSIGSPPVTQLVVVDTGSSLLWVQCLPCINCFQQSTSWFDPLKSASFKTLGCGFPGYNYINGYKCNGNQAEYKLRYLGGDSSQGILAKESLLFETLDEGKIKKTNLTFGCGHMNFKTNNDDTYNGVFGLGAYPYITMATQLGNKFSYCIGDINNPLYTHNHLVLGQGSYIEGDSTPLQIHFGHYYVTLQTISVGSKTLKIDPNAFKISSDGSGGVLIDSGMTYTKLANGGFELLYDEIVDLMKGLLERIPTQRKFEGLCFKGVVSRDLVGFPAVTFHFAGGADLVLESGSLFRQHGGDRFCLAILPSNSELLNLSVIGILAQQNYNVGFDLEQMKVFFRRIDCQLLDE is encoded by the exons ATGTCAT CCATAATCTTGTCCACATCGATCACGACAAAGCCTTCACGTTTGGCAACCAAGCTGATCCACCGCAACTCATATCTACATCCACTCTATGACCCAAATGAGACAGTTGAGGATCGATCAAAGAGAGAGCAGGCAAGCTCAATCGAACGCTTTGCTTTTCTCGAGTCAAAGATTAAAGAACTGAAGTCTGTTGGTAATGAAGCTCGATCAAGTCTCATTCCTTTCAATCGAGGTAGTGGGTTTCTTGTTAATTTGTCTATCGGTTCGCCGCCCGTGACACAGCTCGTAGTGGTCGACACTGGTAGCTCCCTCCTGTGGGTGCAATGTTTGCCTTGTATCAACTGTTTTCAACAATCGACCTCATGGTTCGATCCTTTGAAATCAGCAAGTTTCAAAACATTGGGTTGTGGATTTCCTGGGTATAACTACATTAATGGTTACAAATGCAATGGTAATCAAGCTGAGTACAAGTTGAGATACCTTGGTGGGGATTCCTCACAAGGAATTCTTGCTAAGGAATCACTTCTCTTTGAGACACTTGATGAAG GCAAAATAAAAAAGACGAATTTAACATTTGGGTGTGGTCATATGAACTTCAAAACCAACAATGACGATACCTACAATGGCGTATTTGGATTAGGAGCATATCCCTACATAACAATGGCCACTCAATTAGGCAACAAATTTTCCTATTGCATTGGCGATATAAACAATCCTCTCTACACTCACAATCATCTCGTCTTAGGACAAGGATCTTACATTGAAGGCGATTCCACTCCTCTTCAAATCCACTTTGGCCATTATTATGTCACTTTACAAACCATCAGTGTTGGCTCTAAGACCCTCAAAATCGACCCAAATGCCTTCAAGATCTCATCGGACGGCAGCGGTGGAGTTCTGATCGACTCTGGAATGACCTACACTAAGCTTGCGAATGGTGGGTTTGAATTACTTTACGATGAGATTGTTGATTTGATGAAGGGTTTGTTGGAACGAATCCCAACTCAGAGGAAATTTGAAGGGTTGTGTTTTAAAGGAGTTGTGAGTCGAGATCTTGTTGGGTTTCCGGCGGTGACGTTTCATTTCGCCGGCGGTGCTGATTTGGTGTTGGAATCGGGGAGTTTGTTCCGGCAACACGGTGGGGATCGGTTTTGTTTAGCTATTTTGCCGAGTAATTCCGAGTTATTGAATCTGTCTGTGATTGGGATTTTGGCTCAACAGAATTATAATGTAGGTTTTGATCTTGAACAAATGAAAGTGTTCTTTCGTAGGA